A genomic stretch from Arachis stenosperma cultivar V10309 chromosome 3, arast.V10309.gnm1.PFL2, whole genome shotgun sequence includes:
- the LOC130967207 gene encoding protein DETOXIFICATION 44, chloroplastic-like, whose amino-acid sequence FSRHGHRFPYLDASTDGFVPRWYHLDFGGKYQSKRRIPSVSTSLAVAATLGIAETVLLSLGSGIIMNIMGIPADSPMRRPAENFLMLRAFGAPAIVIALAAQGTFRGFKDTKTPLYAVGAGNVLNAILDPILIFFFGLGISGAAATTVISEYLIAFILLWKLTGNVLLTPFHFDGRKIFSYLKSGGLLIGRTVAVFLTLTLSISMAAKQGPIPMAGHQICMQVWLPISLLTDALALAGQTLLASSYSQGNYEQARLITYRVLQISLGTGITLSVIIFFGFGSFSSLFTTDLEVLSVARSGILFVAGTQPVNLVFVIDGLYYGVSDYGYAAYSTMLVGLVSSMFLLVAAPELGLPGVWAGLFLFMIMRVLAGTWRLSSKNGPWSMVWYKDGGGN is encoded by the exons TTTTCCAGACATGGCCATAGGTTCCCTTATTTAGATGCCTCTACTGACGGTTTTGTTCCACGTTGGTATCATCTAGATTTTGGTGGCAAATACCAAAGCAAGAGGCGTATTCCTTCAGTATCAACTTCTTTAGCTGTTGCTGCTACTCTTGGAATTGCTGAAACTGTGCTTCTTTCCCTTGGTTCTGGCATCATTATGAACATCATGGGTATACCTGCT GATTCCCCTATGCGTAGACCTGCTGAGAATTTTCTTATGCTAAGGGCCTTTGGCGCTCCAGCAATTGTGATTGCATTAGCTGCTCAAGGAACTTTTCGTGGATTTAAGGATACAAAGACGCCTCTATATGCTGTTG GTGCTGGCAATGTTCTTAATGCGATATTGGATCCaatattaatattcttttttggtCTTGGCATTAGTGGTGCTGCAGCTACTACAGTGATCTCTGA ATACTTAATTGCTTTTATTCTTCTATGGAAATTGACCGGCAATGTGCTCCTAACGCCTTTTCACTTTGATGGGAGAAAAATTTTTAGCTATCTGAAATCTG GTGGTCTTCTTATCGGCAGGACTGTGGCTGTGTTTCTAACTTTGACACTGTCAATCTCTATGGCAGCTAAGCAAGGCCCTATACCTATGGCTGGTCATCAAATTTGCATGCAAGTTTGGCTGCCGATATCTTTGCTCACTGATGCTCTGGCACTTGCTGGTCAG ACACTTCTTGCCAGCAGTTACTCGCAGGGAAATTACGAGCAAGCACGCCTCATTACATATAGAGTATTACAG ATTAGTTTAGGAACAGGAATTACTTTGTCCGTGATCATATTCTTTGGGTTTGGATCATTTTCAAGTTTATTTACCACAGACTTGGAAGTTCTGAGTGTTGCTCGGTCAGGCATATTA TTTGTGGCTGGAACTCAACCAGTGAATTTGGTATTTGTCATTGATGGGCTTTACTATGGGGTATCAGACTATGGTTATGCTGCGTACTCAACG ATGCTGGTTGGACTAGTTTCTTCAATGTTCTTGCTGGTAGCTGCTCCAGAACTTGGACTTCCTGGAGTCTGGGCAGGGTTGTTTCTCTTCATGATTATGCGTGTTCTCGCCGGAACATGGAG GTTGAGCAGCAAAAATGGCCCGTGGAGTATGGTCTGGTATAAAGATGGCGGTGGAAACTGA
- the LOC130968399 gene encoding peroxiredoxin-2E, chloroplastic-like isoform X2, producing MAASLTFSRLLASPTTPHYLSSTALFPPKSLSSKLPLSPFSLKFNHSKPFKPCTFHTPSYATKSTTISATIAVGDKLPEATFSYLDDAGEVQTTTISDLTKGKKAILFAVPGAFTPTCSQKHVPGFVEKSAELKAKGVDTIACISVNDAFVMKAWKKDLKVNDEVLLLSDGNGTFTKAIGCELDLSDKPVGLGVRSRRYALLAEDGVVKVFNLEEASLKNNGATTTTTNDSVETSSLEDESSRNSSSSDDSFAFLRRFGDRWLKFDELGKEILSIALPAALALAADPLTSLIDTAFVGHIGTDQQGFQSN from the exons atGGCCGCATCTCTCACCTTCTCCAGACTCCTCGCCTCTCCCACCACCCCCCACTATCTCTCCTCCACCGCCCTCTTCCCACCCAAATCCCTCTCTTCTAAACTCCCCCTCTCCCCTTTTTCCCTCAAATTCAACCACTCCAAACCCTTCAAACCCTGCACCTTTCACACTCCCTCCTACGCCACCAAATCCACCACAATCTCTGCCACTATCGCCGTCGGCGACAAGCTCCCGGAAGCGACCTTCTCCTACTTAGACGACGCCGGCGAGGTTCAAACCACCACCATCTCCGACCTGACGAAAGGCAAAAAGGCCATCCTCTTCGCAGTCCCGGGAGCCTTCACACCAACCTGCTCGCAGAAGCACGTTCCAGGATTCGTGGAGAAGTCAGCGGAACTGAAGGCGAAAGGCGTGGACACAATCGCATGTATTTCGGTCAACGATGCATTCGTGATGAAGGCATGGAAGAAGGACCTGAAAGTCAACGACGAGGTTCTGTTACTTTCTGACGGTAACGGAACGTTCACGAAGGCCATTGGGTGCGAGTTGGATCTGAGCGATAAGCCCGTTGGGCTTGGTGTTAGGTCAAGGAGGTACGCACTCTTAGCGGAAGACGGTGTCGTTAAGGTCTTCAATTTGGAAGAAG CTTCTTTGAAAAACAACGgtgccaccaccaccaccaccaatgATTCCGTTGAAACTAGCTCCCTTGAAGATGAATCTTCTCGCAATTCGTCTTCTTCGGATGATTCCTTTGCTTTTCTTCGTCGATTCGG AGATAGGTGGCTTAAATTCGATGAACTGGGGAAGGAAATACTGTCCATTGCACTACCTGCAGCTTTGGCATTGGCAGCTGATCCACTTACCTCACTGATCGACACAGCGTTTGTCGGCCACATAG GCACTGATCAGCAAGGATTCCAGTCAAACTGA
- the LOC130968399 gene encoding peroxiredoxin-2E, chloroplastic-like isoform X1: MAASLTFSRLLASPTTPHYLSSTALFPPKSLSSKLPLSPFSLKFNHSKPFKPCTFHTPSYATKSTTISATIAVGDKLPEATFSYLDDAGEVQTTTISDLTKGKKAILFAVPGAFTPTCSQKHVPGFVEKSAELKAKGVDTIACISVNDAFVMKAWKKDLKVNDEVLLLSDGNGTFTKAIGCELDLSDKPVGLGVRSRRYALLAEDGVVKVFNLEEASLKNNGATTTTTNDSVETSSLEDESSRNSSSSDDSFAFLRRFGDRWLKFDELGKEILSIALPAALALAADPLTSLIDTAFVGHIGPAELAAVGVSTFVFNLVSKIFNIPLLNITTSFVAEEQALISKDSSQTDESSKLYKKATPL, translated from the exons atGGCCGCATCTCTCACCTTCTCCAGACTCCTCGCCTCTCCCACCACCCCCCACTATCTCTCCTCCACCGCCCTCTTCCCACCCAAATCCCTCTCTTCTAAACTCCCCCTCTCCCCTTTTTCCCTCAAATTCAACCACTCCAAACCCTTCAAACCCTGCACCTTTCACACTCCCTCCTACGCCACCAAATCCACCACAATCTCTGCCACTATCGCCGTCGGCGACAAGCTCCCGGAAGCGACCTTCTCCTACTTAGACGACGCCGGCGAGGTTCAAACCACCACCATCTCCGACCTGACGAAAGGCAAAAAGGCCATCCTCTTCGCAGTCCCGGGAGCCTTCACACCAACCTGCTCGCAGAAGCACGTTCCAGGATTCGTGGAGAAGTCAGCGGAACTGAAGGCGAAAGGCGTGGACACAATCGCATGTATTTCGGTCAACGATGCATTCGTGATGAAGGCATGGAAGAAGGACCTGAAAGTCAACGACGAGGTTCTGTTACTTTCTGACGGTAACGGAACGTTCACGAAGGCCATTGGGTGCGAGTTGGATCTGAGCGATAAGCCCGTTGGGCTTGGTGTTAGGTCAAGGAGGTACGCACTCTTAGCGGAAGACGGTGTCGTTAAGGTCTTCAATTTGGAAGAAG CTTCTTTGAAAAACAACGgtgccaccaccaccaccaccaatgATTCCGTTGAAACTAGCTCCCTTGAAGATGAATCTTCTCGCAATTCGTCTTCTTCGGATGATTCCTTTGCTTTTCTTCGTCGATTCGG AGATAGGTGGCTTAAATTCGATGAACTGGGGAAGGAAATACTGTCCATTGCACTACCTGCAGCTTTGGCATTGGCAGCTGATCCACTTACCTCACTGATCGACACAGCGTTTGTCGGCCACATAG GGCCTGCTGAATTGGCTGCAGTTGgggtttcaacttttgtgtttAATTTGGTGTCAAAAATATTTAACATTCCTTTACTTAATATTACCACATCCTTTGTTGCCGAGGAACAGGCACTGATCAGCAAGGATTCCAGTCAAACTGATGAAAGTAGTAAGCTTTATAAGAAAGCTACACCTCTTTAA
- the LOC130967694 gene encoding 2-oxoglutarate and iron-dependent oxygenase domain-containing protein CP2-like isoform X2 — protein sequence MSLRSESTDHWRVASPALRGAENAVPGCAYGGAVSSQRLRVNPIRDHVSESYDELELDFSPSIFSSLEKHLPMNMLNAPRGDKLKYLRTILLDYLPPAARIRDQKYREYTQMILSNYKPLNKELYAMNPTAFFVPAFLKAISDNNEDSFRSIVSEPFPGIFTFEMLQPHFCELLLSEVESFERWAFKTKFQIIRPNTMNKYGTVLDDFGLQTMLAKLRENFISPLSKELGGSTLDAHHGFIVEYGKDRDIDLGFHVDDADITLNVCLGKQFSGGELFFRGMRCDKHINTESIAEEIFDYSHVPGQAVLHHGRHRHGARATTWGHRVNLVLWCRSSAFRELQRYKSDFSSWCNVCTRQKKDRQRKTIDITSLDLFKWKGEATA from the exons ATGTCCCTCCGCAGCGAATCGACTGACCACTGGAGGGTGGCGTCCCCGGCATTGAGGGGCGCCGAAAACGCCGTCCCCGGGTGCGCATACGGTGGCGCGGTTTCGAGCCAGAGACTGAGGGTGAACCCGATCAGAGACCACGTATCGGAATCGTACGATGAATTGGAGTTGGATTTCAGCCCTTCGATTTTCAGCTCTCTGGAGAAGCACCTTCCGATGAACATGCTCAATGCACCTCGCGGGGACAAGCTCAAGTACCTCAGAACCATTCTCCTGGACTATCTTCCTCCTGCCGCTCGCATTAgg GACCAAAAGTATAGAGAATACACACAGATGATACTATCAAATTATAAG CCACTCAATAAAGAGTTGTACGCTATGAATCCTACAGCATTCTTTGTCCCAGCATTCCTGAAAGCAATTAGTGATAATAATGAAGACAGCTTTAGAAGTATAGTTTCTGAGCCCTTCCCTGGCATTTTTACATTTGAAATGCTTCAGCCACACTTTTGTGAATTGCTGTTATCTGAg GTTGAAAGCTTTGAGAGGTGGGCTTTCAAAACAAAATTTCAGATTATACGTCCCAATACAATGAATAAGTATGGTACTGTACTCGATGACTTTGGCCTTCAAACTATGCTTGCGAAGCTTAGAGAAAATTTCATTAGTCCTTTGTCTAAAG AACTTGGTGGATCAACCCTGGATGCTCATCATGGGTTTATTGTGGAATATGgcaaagatagagatattgACTTAG GTTTCCATGTGGATGATGCAGACATAACCTTGAATGTTTGCCTGGGCAAGCAATTTTCTGGAGGGGAATTGTTTTTTCGGGGCATGCGATGTGATAAACATATAAATACAGAAAGTATTGCAGAG GAGATCTTTGATTATTCGCATGTCCCTGGACAAGCTGTCCTTCATCATGGTCGTCATCGCCATGGTGCTAGAGCCACTACATGGGGTCATCGGGTTAACCTAGTTCTTTGGTGCCGAAG TTCTGCTTTTAGAGAGCTGCAAAGGTATAAATCAGATTTCTCTAGCTGGTGTAATGTGTGCACTCGTCAGAAGAAAGATCGGCAGCGCAAAACAATAGATATTACCAGCTTG GATTTGTTCAAATGGAAAGGCGAAGCAACTGCATGA
- the LOC130968399 gene encoding peroxiredoxin-2E, chloroplastic-like isoform X3, with protein sequence MAASLTFSRLLASPTTPHYLSSTALFPPKSLSSKLPLSPFSLKFNHSKPFKPCTFHTPSYATKSTTISATIAVGDKLPEATFSYLDDAGEVQTTTISDLTKGKKAILFAVPGAFTPTCSQKHVPGFVEKSAELKAKGVDTIACISVNDAFVMKAWKKDLKVNDEVLLLSDGNGTFTKAIGCELDLSDKPVGLGVRSRRYALLAEDGVVKVFNLEEEIGGLNSMNWGRKYCPLHYLQLWHWQLIHLPH encoded by the exons atGGCCGCATCTCTCACCTTCTCCAGACTCCTCGCCTCTCCCACCACCCCCCACTATCTCTCCTCCACCGCCCTCTTCCCACCCAAATCCCTCTCTTCTAAACTCCCCCTCTCCCCTTTTTCCCTCAAATTCAACCACTCCAAACCCTTCAAACCCTGCACCTTTCACACTCCCTCCTACGCCACCAAATCCACCACAATCTCTGCCACTATCGCCGTCGGCGACAAGCTCCCGGAAGCGACCTTCTCCTACTTAGACGACGCCGGCGAGGTTCAAACCACCACCATCTCCGACCTGACGAAAGGCAAAAAGGCCATCCTCTTCGCAGTCCCGGGAGCCTTCACACCAACCTGCTCGCAGAAGCACGTTCCAGGATTCGTGGAGAAGTCAGCGGAACTGAAGGCGAAAGGCGTGGACACAATCGCATGTATTTCGGTCAACGATGCATTCGTGATGAAGGCATGGAAGAAGGACCTGAAAGTCAACGACGAGGTTCTGTTACTTTCTGACGGTAACGGAACGTTCACGAAGGCCATTGGGTGCGAGTTGGATCTGAGCGATAAGCCCGTTGGGCTTGGTGTTAGGTCAAGGAGGTACGCACTCTTAGCGGAAGACGGTGTCGTTAAGGTCTTCAATTTGGAAGAAG AGATAGGTGGCTTAAATTCGATGAACTGGGGAAGGAAATACTGTCCATTGCACTACCTGCAGCTTTGGCATTGGCAGCTGATCCACTTACCTCACTGA
- the LOC130967694 gene encoding 2-oxoglutarate and iron-dependent oxygenase domain-containing protein CP2-like isoform X1, which yields MSLRSESTDHWRVASPALRGAENAVPGCAYGGAVSSQRLRVNPIRDHVSESYDELELDFSPSIFSSLEKHLPMNMLNAPRGDKLKYLRTILLDYLPPAARIRDQKYREYTQMILSNYKPLNKELYAMNPTAFFVPAFLKAISDNNEDSFRSIVSEPFPGIFTFEMLQPHFCELLLSEVESFERWAFKTKFQIIRPNTMNKYGTVLDDFGLQTMLAKLRENFISPLSKVFFAELGGSTLDAHHGFIVEYGKDRDIDLGFHVDDADITLNVCLGKQFSGGELFFRGMRCDKHINTESIAEEIFDYSHVPGQAVLHHGRHRHGARATTWGHRVNLVLWCRSSAFRELQRYKSDFSSWCNVCTRQKKDRQRKTIDITSLDLFKWKGEATA from the exons ATGTCCCTCCGCAGCGAATCGACTGACCACTGGAGGGTGGCGTCCCCGGCATTGAGGGGCGCCGAAAACGCCGTCCCCGGGTGCGCATACGGTGGCGCGGTTTCGAGCCAGAGACTGAGGGTGAACCCGATCAGAGACCACGTATCGGAATCGTACGATGAATTGGAGTTGGATTTCAGCCCTTCGATTTTCAGCTCTCTGGAGAAGCACCTTCCGATGAACATGCTCAATGCACCTCGCGGGGACAAGCTCAAGTACCTCAGAACCATTCTCCTGGACTATCTTCCTCCTGCCGCTCGCATTAgg GACCAAAAGTATAGAGAATACACACAGATGATACTATCAAATTATAAG CCACTCAATAAAGAGTTGTACGCTATGAATCCTACAGCATTCTTTGTCCCAGCATTCCTGAAAGCAATTAGTGATAATAATGAAGACAGCTTTAGAAGTATAGTTTCTGAGCCCTTCCCTGGCATTTTTACATTTGAAATGCTTCAGCCACACTTTTGTGAATTGCTGTTATCTGAg GTTGAAAGCTTTGAGAGGTGGGCTTTCAAAACAAAATTTCAGATTATACGTCCCAATACAATGAATAAGTATGGTACTGTACTCGATGACTTTGGCCTTCAAACTATGCTTGCGAAGCTTAGAGAAAATTTCATTAGTCCTTTGTCTAAAG TGTTTTTTGCAGAACTTGGTGGATCAACCCTGGATGCTCATCATGGGTTTATTGTGGAATATGgcaaagatagagatattgACTTAG GTTTCCATGTGGATGATGCAGACATAACCTTGAATGTTTGCCTGGGCAAGCAATTTTCTGGAGGGGAATTGTTTTTTCGGGGCATGCGATGTGATAAACATATAAATACAGAAAGTATTGCAGAG GAGATCTTTGATTATTCGCATGTCCCTGGACAAGCTGTCCTTCATCATGGTCGTCATCGCCATGGTGCTAGAGCCACTACATGGGGTCATCGGGTTAACCTAGTTCTTTGGTGCCGAAG TTCTGCTTTTAGAGAGCTGCAAAGGTATAAATCAGATTTCTCTAGCTGGTGTAATGTGTGCACTCGTCAGAAGAAAGATCGGCAGCGCAAAACAATAGATATTACCAGCTTG GATTTGTTCAAATGGAAAGGCGAAGCAACTGCATGA
- the LOC130967954 gene encoding uncharacterized protein LOC130967954 encodes MHAKTDSEVTSVDASSSPRRAVYYVQSPSHDGEKTTTSFQSTPVLSPMGSPPHSQSSMGRHSRQSSSSRFSASRKLINKKKDQIDSIIEEEGLLQSEHDARVHTRRYYFLAFLLSFFLLFTLFSLILWGASRPMKPNIFVKSIKFDHLRVQAGSDATGVNTDMITMNSTVKFTYRNTGTFFGVHVASTPLDLSYSEIVIASGDMRKFYQSRKSQRVVSVAVMGNKIPLYGSGASLSSSTGMPTVPVPLKLSFVVRSKAYVLGKLVKPKYYKRIDCSITLDPNKITLPLSLKKSCTYH; translated from the exons ATGCATGCAAAAACAGATTCGGAAGTGACAAGCGTAGATGCGTCGTCATCTCCGAGGAGGGCAGTGTACTACGTTCAGAGTCCATCACACGATGGCGAGAAGACAACGACGTCGTTCCAATCGACGCCGGTGCTCAGCCCAATGGGATCCCCACCGCACTCCCAGTCGTCCATGGGCCGCCACTCTCGCCAGTCCTCGTCGAGCCGCTTCTCCGCTTCTCGcaagctcatcaacaagaagaaggaTCAGATCGACTCCATCATCGAAGAAGAAGGCCTTCTCCAATCCGAACATGACGCGCGTGTCCACACTCGCCGCTACTATTTTCTCGCTTTCCtcctctccttcttccttctcttcaccctcttctctctcatccTCTGGGGTGCCAGCAGGCCCATGAAGCCCAACATCTTCGTCAAG AGCATCAAGTTTGACCATCTGAGAGTTCAAGCTGGTTCTGATGCCACGGGTGTGAACACTGACATGATCACCATGAATTCTACCGTCAAATTCACTTACCGTAACACTGGCACATTCTTCGGGGTCCATGTGGCATCAACACCTTTAGATCTATCATATTCGGAAATCGTAATTGCTTCCGGCGAT ATGAGGAAGTTCTACCAGTCAAGAAAGAGTCAAAGGGTGGTGAGCGTGGCAGTGATGGGGAACAAGATCCCCTTGTATGGAAGCGGCGCTAGCCTTAGCAGCTCAACGGGGATGCCAACGGTGCCGGTGCCATTGAAACTCAGCTTTGTGGTTAGATCCAAGGCCTACGTTCTTGGCAAATTGGTGAAGCCCAAATATTACAAGAGGATTGATTGTTccatcactttggatcccaacAAGATCACTCTCCCTCTTTCCCTCAAGAAATCTTGCACATATCATTGA
- the LOC130968399 gene encoding peroxiredoxin-2E, chloroplastic-like isoform X4, giving the protein MAASLTFSRLLASPTTPHYLSSTALFPPKSLSSKLPLSPFSLKFNHSKPFKPCTFHTPSYATKSTTISATIAVGDKLPEATFSYLDDAGEVQTTTISDLTKGKKAILFAVPGAFTPTCSQKHVPGFVEKSAELKAKGVDTIACISVNDAFVMKAWKKDLKVNDEVLLLSDGNGTFTKAIGCELDLSDKPVGLGVRSRRYALLAEDGVVKVFNLEEGYLHVNWSFEV; this is encoded by the exons atGGCCGCATCTCTCACCTTCTCCAGACTCCTCGCCTCTCCCACCACCCCCCACTATCTCTCCTCCACCGCCCTCTTCCCACCCAAATCCCTCTCTTCTAAACTCCCCCTCTCCCCTTTTTCCCTCAAATTCAACCACTCCAAACCCTTCAAACCCTGCACCTTTCACACTCCCTCCTACGCCACCAAATCCACCACAATCTCTGCCACTATCGCCGTCGGCGACAAGCTCCCGGAAGCGACCTTCTCCTACTTAGACGACGCCGGCGAGGTTCAAACCACCACCATCTCCGACCTGACGAAAGGCAAAAAGGCCATCCTCTTCGCAGTCCCGGGAGCCTTCACACCAACCTGCTCGCAGAAGCACGTTCCAGGATTCGTGGAGAAGTCAGCGGAACTGAAGGCGAAAGGCGTGGACACAATCGCATGTATTTCGGTCAACGATGCATTCGTGATGAAGGCATGGAAGAAGGACCTGAAAGTCAACGACGAGGTTCTGTTACTTTCTGACGGTAACGGAACGTTCACGAAGGCCATTGGGTGCGAGTTGGATCTGAGCGATAAGCCCGTTGGGCTTGGTGTTAGGTCAAGGAGGTACGCACTCTTAGCGGAAGACGGTGTCGTTAAGGTCTTCAATTTGGAAGAAG gTTATTTGCATGTAAATTGGAGTTTTGAAGTTTAA